CGGGACCCGGACCCTCACCGCCGCGGGCAAGGCGCTGGACGACCCGGCGAGTTCCACGGCCTCCGGCACCCAGCTGATCACCTGGACCCCGCACGGCGGCCCCAACCAGCAATGGCAGCTGAGCCTGAACACCGACGGGACCTACACCCTGGCCAACGCCCTCTCGCACCTGTGCGTGGACGTGGCGGGCGGCTCCACCGGTGCGGGCGCGGCCGTCGTCCAGGCCACCTGCACCGGCGGCGACAGCCAGCACTGGCTCTTCACCGCCCTCGGCGGCGGCGAGTACGCGGTGACCGGCAAGAAGAGCGCGCTCCTGCTGACCACGGCCTCCGCGGCGGACGGCTCCCCGGTCAGCCAGCAGCCGTCCGGCGGATCCGGTGCGCAGCGGTGGCAGATCAGCTGACGCAGATCAGCTGACGCAGATCACCTGACCGCGAAATCCATCAACGATCGTTTCCCTGGATGAACCCATCAGAACCCCGCCCCCGGGTCGGACGAACCCTGTCCGCCGCTGGCCAAGTGCCTGACCAGCGGCGGTTTCAGGGGTTTTCGCACGCCAAATCCAGCGTCGGCGGACGCGGAGACTCCGAAAGGAAACATTCAAGGATCGTTTCACTTGCGCAATCGATCATCGATCTGGTCTAGTGGCCACGCGGCCCCGGGGAGGAAGTCCTCCCCCGGGCAGGAAACGGCTAGCGTTGCGGCACCGGTATATCGGGGGTGTGCCGCAGCGCGGCCGCTTCACGGAAGGACCGCACGATGTCCGAGGACAGCGCGCGGGACATCCGCACCAGTCCGGAGGGGTCATCGGGGGAGACCAGGACGGAACGGTGGTTCTGCCGCAGGGGGTCCGCGCCTTCGGGCAGCGGGACGCGCCACGCCCACGCCACCACCGCGTGGGCGAGCGCGGCCGCGTCCGCGGTCGCCTCGGCGTCCTCGGCGCAGCCGGTGGTCTCGCGCGCCCTGGCCAGGGCCCGTTCCCGTACCGCGGCGTCCAGGTACGGGCTCACGGTGAGGATCCCGTCGTGGATGTCGGCCTCCAGCTGGGTCACGCGCAGTTCGATGGAGGCCCGTGGCCCTTCGGCGAGTTCCCGCGTGTGCTGGGTCGCCGCGCTCAGCTCCTTCCACAGGGGCCGCAGCTGACGGAACCGGCGCCACAGGTCCCGGTGGCTCGTGAACCGCTGTGCGGCGAGCGGCAGTACGAACCCGCCGCCGATCAGGATCACCGACAGCGAGGCGACGACGGGGGCCACCCCCTCGCTGAGGTAGTCCCGGTCGTGACCGAACCAGCGGAATCCGATCGCGGTGAACTTCAGCCCGTCGTAGAGCAGGTTGAACAGGTGGCCGACGCAGATGAGGATCAGCCCGGCCCGCAGGGCGCCGTGCACCTGCCGCGCCCACACCCAGCACAGGGCGGTCACGATGATCCCGTTCGCCGTGTGGGCCAGCAGGTAGAGCAGGAGCATCTCGCGGATGTAGGGCGTGGTCGCGTAGTAGGTGTCCATGTCGGTGAGCCGCTCCACCGGTGCGTCACCCAGCACGAACAGGACGTTGATCAGGCCCACGACCGCCGCGGTGACCAGATAGCAGCGACGCGCCCACCGGGCCGACCACGCGGCCTTCTCCGGCCCGCTGTTCCACCGGATGATCAGCACGATGCTCGCACCGCAGAAGGCGGTCAGCAGCGAATACACCAGTGGCGCGGCGGCGTTCGGCACTCCGGTGAAGCGGTTGATCGCCTTGAGCGAGGGCACGGCGGTGGCGAAGTCCACGCACACCGCCAGGCCGAGCACCGCGCAGACGGACCTCAGCAGTTCGTTGCGCGGGTCCCGCCACAGGGCCGGGAGCCTGAGCAGCAGGATGACGACCAGGAAGGCACCCGGTATGTAGAAATCGAGGCCTTGCGAGCGCATCATCGTGCGACCTTCCGTGCGGGTACGGCGGGCCGGGCGGGCCCGGTGGTCACCGTCCGGCGGGAGAGCACCCCATAGTGCCGCGCGACCCGGGCGAGCGTGTCGCCGCCCCCTCCCAGGACCAGGGAGACCGCCTCGAACCCGGCGGCCGCCGCGGCCCCGTCGAGCTGCTCCGGCCCCGCGCCCCGGTCGGCGGCGGCGGTGGTGGCGGTGGCGGTGGCGGTGGCCACGGCGGCCGCGATCATGGTGGCGGCCGCGGCGCACCGGGCCTCCCCGGGCCCCGTCCCGGCGCGCAGGGCCGCCTCGTGGGCCTCCGTCATGACGTCCGGGTCGCAGTACGGGGCGAGGGCGATCAGCTGGTCGTGGAGGTCCGTTTCCCGGTAGGCCAGGCGGTCGTCCAGCGACGGCCTGCGCAGCGTCAGCGTCAGGTCCGGCTCACGGGCGATGGCCCGCAGGTCGCGCCAGAGCGGACCCATCCCCCGGTACCGCCGCCAGGTGCCCAGGAGCACGCCGACGCGCTCCCCCTGCGGGATGAGGAAGCCGGCCGCGCAGAGCAGCGATCCGAGACCCGCCATGGGCGGCGCGACGTCACTGCTCAGGTAGTCGAGGTCGGCGCCGGACCAACGGGCGGCGAGGGCGACGGCCTTGGCCAGCCCGAAGCAGGTGCCGAGCGCGAAACCGGCGACGAGGCAGCGCAGTCCGGCCCGGACCCAGCCCTCGGCCTCGCGCAGCCACCGGCGGCACATGCGGGTGAGCGTGGCGTAGATCGCGGTGTGCCAGAGCAGGTAGAGGACGATCATCTCGCGGATGCCCGGGGTGGACGCGTAGTAGGTGTCCATGTCGCGCACCCGCTCGCTCGGTGCGTCCCCGGAGGCGAAGAACAGCGCGATCGACACGATGACGAGGGCGCCGCCCCACAGCCACGCGCGGACCTGCCGCCGGACCTCCGCGCCGAAACCGCTGCGCCAGTAGGTCAGCAGCACCATGGCCAGGGTGCTGCACCCGCTGATGATCGAGTAGACGAGCGGGCCCGAGATGTTGTCGACACCGGTCGTCCGGTTGACGTACCCGATGGTGGGGGGCGCGGCAAAGAAGAAGCCCGCACCGATGAGGAAGATCAGCCCGGCGACCCCCCGGACCATGGGGTTGCGCCACCTGCGCGGCAGGGCGGGCAGTTTGGCGAGGAAGACCAGGGCGAGCACCACGGCCGGGATGTAGTAGTCCGCACTGCTCATCAGTCCTCCGAGCCTCCGAGGGACGACTGGATCCGCTGCCCGGGGCCGTTGAGCAGCCGCTGGCCGGGATGGTGTT
This is a stretch of genomic DNA from Streptomyces sp. NBC_00536. It encodes these proteins:
- a CDS encoding MAB_1171c family putative transporter → MSSADYYIPAVVLALVFLAKLPALPRRWRNPMVRGVAGLIFLIGAGFFFAAPPTIGYVNRTTGVDNISGPLVYSIISGCSTLAMVLLTYWRSGFGAEVRRQVRAWLWGGALVIVSIALFFASGDAPSERVRDMDTYYASTPGIREMIVLYLLWHTAIYATLTRMCRRWLREAEGWVRAGLRCLVAGFALGTCFGLAKAVALAARWSGADLDYLSSDVAPPMAGLGSLLCAAGFLIPQGERVGVLLGTWRRYRGMGPLWRDLRAIAREPDLTLTLRRPSLDDRLAYRETDLHDQLIALAPYCDPDVMTEAHEAALRAGTGPGEARCAAAATMIAAAVATATATATTAAADRGAGPEQLDGAAAAAGFEAVSLVLGGGGDTLARVARHYGVLSRRTVTTGPARPAVPARKVAR
- a CDS encoding MAB_1171c family putative transporter: MMRSQGLDFYIPGAFLVVILLLRLPALWRDPRNELLRSVCAVLGLAVCVDFATAVPSLKAINRFTGVPNAAAPLVYSLLTAFCGASIVLIIRWNSGPEKAAWSARWARRCYLVTAAVVGLINVLFVLGDAPVERLTDMDTYYATTPYIREMLLLYLLAHTANGIIVTALCWVWARQVHGALRAGLILICVGHLFNLLYDGLKFTAIGFRWFGHDRDYLSEGVAPVVASLSVILIGGGFVLPLAAQRFTSHRDLWRRFRQLRPLWKELSAATQHTRELAEGPRASIELRVTQLEADIHDGILTVSPYLDAAVRERALARARETTGCAEDAEATADAAALAHAVVAWAWRVPLPEGADPLRQNHRSVLVSPDDPSGLVRMSRALSSDIVRSFREAAALRHTPDIPVPQR